One genomic window of Roseobacter ponti includes the following:
- a CDS encoding DUF6538 domain-containing protein, which translates to MLENNSCPFTFVKRGFFYFTRRVPSDLRRHYTSKKISFSLRTRSKVVARSRALRAAQQLDEHWYHLRIQDVDVPGKHLLRMGLGRQADNAHIASDGGAASTVTLTEAVAIYLRLKGLGRPATFHRAAERSCGYVIDACGDKGLTEYTKTDANAFRDALLARGLTGSSITRIFGTVRSVTNFAASETGISLNNPFTGVYYDRKAGVEDRQPLPIGGPVMATC; encoded by the coding sequence ATGCTGGAGAACAATTCGTGCCCTTTCACATTTGTAAAACGAGGGTTTTTCTACTTCACACGCAGGGTCCCAAGCGACCTGAGACGACACTATACGAGCAAGAAAATATCCTTTTCGCTCAGGACGCGATCAAAGGTCGTGGCAAGATCACGAGCATTAAGAGCAGCCCAACAGCTTGATGAGCATTGGTACCACCTTCGCATTCAGGATGTGGACGTCCCGGGAAAGCATCTCCTTCGCATGGGTCTTGGTCGACAAGCAGACAATGCGCACATTGCTTCAGATGGCGGGGCAGCAAGCACAGTAACGCTTACGGAAGCCGTAGCTATCTATCTGCGCCTCAAGGGTCTGGGACGACCTGCGACCTTCCATAGGGCAGCAGAACGCTCATGTGGCTATGTCATCGACGCTTGCGGAGACAAAGGCCTGACCGAATACACCAAGACTGATGCCAATGCCTTCAGAGATGCGCTTCTTGCCAGAGGTCTTACAGGGAGTAGTATCACTCGCATATTTGGCACCGTCCGGTCGGTCACCAACTTCGCGGCTTCCGAGACAGGGATCAGTCTGAACAATCCCTTCACAGGGGTCTACTACGACCGCAAAGCTGGGGTTGAAGATCGGCAGCCACTTCCCATAGGGGGACCCGTAATGGCCACTTGCTGA
- a CDS encoding circularly permuted type 2 ATP-grasp protein — MADTKKHYDEMFRADGTTHPPYQDYEQWFSGQDAARLEAKSEEAEAFFRRTGITFNVYGDAEAQERLIPFDLVPRILSNREWTRLSKGIDQRVRAINAFILDIYNRQEILRAGRIPIELIANNEAFLPQMMGFSPPGNVYTNIVGTDIVRTGEDDFFVLEDNARTPSGVSYMLENRETMLQMFPELFSRIKVQPVSDYPKNLRASLAACAPPACTGKPTVAVLTPGIHNSAYFEHSFLADQMGAELVEGHDLRVVDGRIAMRTTRGYKVIDVLYRRIDDNFLDPLSFNPTSLLGVPGIMDVYRAGGITIANAPGAGIADDKAIYSYMPEIVEFYTGEKALLRNVETYRCAEPEMLKYVLDNLKDLVVKEVHGSGGYGMLVGPAASKKELEAFREKLIARPGAYIAQPTLSLSTVPIFVDQGLAPRHVDLRPYVLVSPKGVDITPGGLTRVALTEGSLVVNSSQGGGTKDTWVLED, encoded by the coding sequence ATGGCAGATACAAAAAAGCACTACGATGAAATGTTCCGCGCGGACGGGACAACGCACCCTCCCTATCAGGACTATGAGCAATGGTTCAGCGGCCAGGATGCGGCGCGCCTCGAGGCGAAATCCGAAGAGGCGGAAGCCTTTTTCCGGCGCACAGGCATCACGTTTAACGTCTATGGCGACGCCGAAGCACAGGAGCGGCTGATCCCGTTTGATCTGGTGCCGCGCATCCTGTCGAACCGTGAATGGACAAGGCTGTCAAAAGGGATCGACCAGCGGGTGCGCGCCATCAACGCATTTATCCTCGACATCTATAACCGGCAGGAAATCCTGCGCGCAGGGCGGATCCCGATAGAGCTGATCGCCAACAACGAGGCCTTCCTGCCGCAGATGATGGGCTTTTCCCCGCCCGGCAATGTCTACACCAATATCGTGGGCACCGACATCGTGCGCACCGGTGAGGACGATTTCTTTGTGCTGGAAGACAATGCGCGAACACCCTCAGGCGTCTCCTACATGCTGGAGAACCGCGAGACGATGCTGCAGATGTTTCCCGAGCTTTTCTCCAGAATTAAAGTGCAGCCGGTCAGCGATTACCCCAAAAACCTCCGGGCATCACTGGCAGCCTGCGCGCCGCCGGCCTGCACCGGCAAACCGACGGTGGCCGTGCTCACGCCTGGCATTCACAATTCAGCCTATTTCGAACATTCCTTTCTCGCCGATCAGATGGGTGCGGAGCTGGTGGAAGGGCATGACCTGAGGGTCGTGGACGGGCGCATCGCGATGCGGACCACGCGGGGCTATAAGGTGATCGACGTACTCTACCGGCGGATTGATGACAACTTTCTCGACCCGCTGAGCTTTAACCCGACGAGTCTTCTGGGCGTGCCGGGTATAATGGATGTATACCGCGCGGGCGGTATTACCATCGCAAACGCCCCGGGGGCGGGCATCGCAGACGACAAGGCAATTTATTCCTACATGCCTGAGATCGTTGAGTTTTATACTGGTGAAAAGGCCCTGCTGCGCAACGTAGAAACCTATCGCTGTGCAGAGCCGGAAATGCTGAAATACGTGCTCGATAATCTCAAGGACCTGGTGGTCAAAGAGGTGCATGGCTCGGGTGGCTACGGCATGCTCGTCGGCCCGGCAGCCAGCAAAAAGGAACTTGAAGCCTTCCGCGAAAAGCTGATCGCACGACCGGGCGCCTATATCGCGCAGCCGACGCTGTCGCTCTCAACGGTGCCCATCTTTGTGGATCAGGGGCTGGCGCCACGGCACGTGGACCTGCGCCCCTATGTGCTGGTAAGCCCGAAGGGTGTGGACATCACACCGGGCGGGCTGACACGCGTGGCACTGACCGAAGGATCGCTCGTGGTAAACTCAAGCCAGGGCGGCGGTACAAAAGATACATGGGTTCTGGAGGACTGA
- a CDS encoding alpha-E domain-containing protein, translated as MLGKTAGGLYWMFRFLERSENTARLLEAGFRMALTRSKDTESEWKSVVATSGAQAGYSKKYDSFTDLQVIDYLLRDEDNPSSVISVTGAARDNARLVRTALTTEVWEAVNDNWMTLRDHLSEPVTPIDLPATLALIRKQSALVRGALYGTMLRNDIYDFARIGTFIERADNTARIIDVKYYTLLPSASSVGSSLDNVQWEMILRSVSAHRCFRWLDEQEMTATAIAEFLLFDKRLPRSLAFCVKQTTENLAYLADEYDMRHRSHDMADRMRRRLKSGTINEVFDTGLHEYISGFIRDNNTLAAQIEEDYRFIG; from the coding sequence ATGCTCGGCAAAACAGCAGGCGGCCTCTACTGGATGTTCCGGTTCCTGGAACGCAGTGAAAACACCGCGCGCCTTCTCGAGGCGGGGTTCCGGATGGCGCTCACACGATCGAAAGATACCGAAAGCGAATGGAAATCCGTGGTTGCCACCTCGGGCGCCCAGGCCGGATACAGCAAAAAATACGACAGCTTCACCGACCTGCAGGTCATCGACTATCTGCTGCGTGATGAGGATAACCCCTCAAGCGTGATTTCGGTGACAGGTGCGGCGCGCGACAATGCGCGTCTGGTGCGTACGGCCCTGACCACCGAGGTCTGGGAGGCGGTTAACGATAACTGGATGACGCTGCGCGATCACCTGTCAGAGCCGGTGACACCGATCGACCTGCCCGCGACGCTGGCGCTGATCCGTAAACAGAGTGCCCTGGTGCGCGGGGCGCTCTACGGCACCATGCTGCGCAATGATATCTATGATTTCGCGCGCATCGGCACATTCATCGAACGCGCCGACAACACCGCACGGATCATCGACGTTAAATACTACACGCTGCTGCCGTCTGCCTCGTCGGTGGGTTCCTCGCTGGACAACGTGCAGTGGGAGATGATCCTGCGGTCGGTCTCGGCGCACAGGTGTTTCCGCTGGCTCGACGAACAGGAGATGACCGCCACGGCGATTGCCGAATTCCTGCTCTTTGACAAACGTCTGCCCCGGTCTCTGGCCTTCTGCGTGAAACAGACCACAGAGAACCTCGCCTATCTGGCGGATGAATACGACATGCGTCACCGGAGCCATGACATGGCCGACAGAATGCGGCGCCGGCTGAAGTCCGGCACCATCAACGAGGTGTTCGATACCGGCCTGCACGAATACATCAGCGGATTCATCCGCGACAACAACACCCTCGCAGCGCAGATCGAAGAAGACTACAGGTTCATTGGCTGA
- a CDS encoding transglutaminase family protein, with protein sequence MLLTVSHSTHYTYDQPVDYGLQQVRLTPRNWDMQEVLSWDLTIEGGDIETSYLDHNGTTVHLVSAGRGSEAVTITASGEVQTINTAGVLGPVYGPAPLWYFCTQTELTTPGEGITALAHGLRDASDKLSALHALSGSIIVAAPYQTGETWSTTTAEQALTGGGGVCQDHAQIFVSAARAAGIPARYVSGYLMMDDRIDQDASHAWAEAHVEGLGWVGFDVSNCISPDERYIRLGSGLDYRDAAPVSGVRLGDAKESMIVSLQVQQ encoded by the coding sequence ATGCTGCTGACTGTCAGCCATTCGACACATTACACTTATGACCAGCCTGTGGATTACGGGTTGCAGCAGGTCCGCCTGACCCCGCGCAACTGGGACATGCAGGAGGTACTGAGCTGGGATCTCACGATTGAAGGCGGAGACATCGAGACGTCCTACCTTGATCACAACGGCACAACCGTGCACCTTGTGTCCGCCGGGCGCGGGTCGGAGGCGGTTACCATCACAGCCTCAGGTGAAGTGCAGACCATCAATACTGCCGGGGTACTCGGGCCGGTCTATGGCCCCGCGCCGCTGTGGTATTTCTGTACGCAGACTGAACTGACAACTCCCGGCGAGGGCATCACCGCCCTTGCCCACGGGCTCAGAGATGCCTCAGACAAACTGAGTGCGCTACATGCGCTTTCGGGTTCGATCATCGTCGCGGCACCCTACCAGACAGGCGAAACCTGGTCCACGACCACCGCCGAACAGGCTCTGACCGGTGGTGGCGGCGTGTGTCAGGACCACGCGCAGATCTTTGTCTCGGCTGCACGGGCCGCCGGCATTCCTGCGCGTTATGTGAGCGGGTATCTGATGATGGACGACCGGATTGATCAGGATGCCAGCCACGCCTGGGCCGAGGCCCATGTCGAGGGGCTGGGCTGGGTCGGTTTTGATGTGTCAAACTGTATCAGCCCGGATGAGCGCTACATCCGGCTGGGATCAGGTCTGGATTACCGCGATGCGGCCCCGGTCTCGGGTGTCAGACTGGGCGATGCAAAGGAATCGATGATTGTATCACTGCAGGTACAGCAGTAA
- a CDS encoding peptidase gives MTYCVGLLLDNGLVFMSDTRTNAGFDNFSRTRKMFSWDVPGERHITLMTAGNLATTQALVSLIEERVKAADDRDPSILRAPSMFQIARLVGSTLKEVIADSAPIGPRGDASSFQATVIVGGQVKGSPPTMFMIYPEGNFIEVTAETPFFQIGETKYGRPILVRAYDSHMSFGDAVKLLLVSFDSTTASNLSVGPPFDLMVYKNDTFMPEVELRIEEDDPVYESISNGWGNALRTAFEQLPTYDLKA, from the coding sequence ATGACATATTGCGTCGGCCTTCTTCTCGACAACGGGCTGGTTTTCATGTCCGACACCCGCACAAATGCGGGCTTCGACAACTTTTCGCGAACCCGCAAAATGTTCAGCTGGGACGTTCCCGGTGAACGCCACATCACGCTGATGACTGCTGGCAACCTCGCGACGACCCAGGCGCTCGTGAGCCTGATTGAGGAACGTGTCAAAGCCGCCGACGACCGCGATCCGTCGATCCTGCGGGCGCCGTCGATGTTCCAGATCGCCAGGCTTGTCGGCTCCACTCTGAAAGAGGTCATCGCCGACAGCGCGCCCATCGGCCCGCGCGGCGATGCCTCGTCTTTTCAGGCAACTGTCATTGTCGGAGGTCAGGTCAAAGGCAGCCCGCCGACGATGTTCATGATCTATCCGGAAGGCAACTTCATCGAAGTCACGGCCGAGACGCCGTTTTTTCAGATCGGTGAAACCAAATACGGCCGGCCCATTCTGGTGCGCGCCTATGACAGCCACATGAGTTTCGGGGATGCGGTCAAGCTGTTGCTGGTGTCTTTTGACTCGACCACCGCCTCGAACCTGTCGGTGGGTCCGCCCTTTGATCTGATGGTCTATAAAAACGATACCTTCATGCCCGAAGTCGAGCTGCGCATTGAAGAGGACGACCCCGTCTATGAGAGCATCTCAAACGGCTGGGGAAATGCGCTGCGCACCGCGTTTGAGCAGCTGCCAACCTATGATCTGAAGGCCTGA
- a CDS encoding DNA gyrase inhibitor YacG: protein MSCPICSKPTVKETRPFCSKRCADLDLARWFNGSYAVPSGDPDDFDDLEQALDEAARKEPGADRPH from the coding sequence ATGAGCTGTCCGATCTGCAGCAAACCGACCGTGAAAGAAACGCGCCCCTTCTGCTCGAAACGTTGTGCGGATCTGGATCTCGCGCGCTGGTTCAACGGCAGCTATGCCGTGCCGTCAGGTGATCCGGACGATTTCGATGACCTTGAACAGGCACTTGACGAGGCTGCGCGCAAAGAGCCCGGTGCGGACAGGCCGCACTAG
- a CDS encoding ribonuclease E/G, which produces MKGRSIILDHWQGREAAALMIDGKLDDLLIDSDLPRTGTVYRAVADRPVKGQGGMFLKTPDGPAFLRQVRGLAPGQSLLVQVSGYAEPGKALPVTQKLLFKSRYAIITPDAPGLNISRSIRDEAERDRLLEIAHDTLGGTATGLILRSSCEGVDEDEIAADIEAMATLARRVAEDGGTGMETLAEGDGPHALAWREWVDPADVSTDPGGFEVQGVAEAIDALRGPREPLEAGASMYVEPTRALVAVDVNTGNDASLAAGLKANLACARALPRALRLRGLGGQVVLDLAPMPKKDRRSFESALRQAFRSDTVETALVGWTPLGHYELQRKRARLPLSEMIA; this is translated from the coding sequence ATGAAGGGTCGCAGCATCATTCTGGATCACTGGCAGGGCCGCGAGGCCGCAGCCCTGATGATCGATGGTAAACTGGATGATCTGCTGATCGATTCCGATCTGCCGCGCACAGGTACGGTCTATCGCGCTGTCGCTGACCGGCCCGTTAAAGGGCAGGGCGGCATGTTTCTGAAAACACCCGACGGGCCGGCGTTTCTGCGCCAGGTCAGAGGGCTTGCGCCGGGTCAGTCGCTGCTTGTGCAGGTCTCCGGCTATGCGGAGCCTGGCAAAGCGTTGCCGGTGACGCAGAAGCTGCTGTTCAAAAGCCGCTATGCGATTATCACGCCCGATGCACCCGGTCTTAACATCAGCCGGTCGATCCGGGATGAAGCCGAGCGCGACCGGCTGCTGGAAATTGCCCATGACACACTTGGTGGTACCGCAACCGGGTTGATTCTGCGCTCCTCCTGTGAAGGGGTCGATGAAGATGAGATCGCCGCTGATATTGAGGCTATGGCAACGCTTGCCCGCAGAGTGGCAGAAGACGGTGGCACCGGCATGGAGACCCTGGCGGAAGGCGACGGACCGCATGCACTGGCCTGGCGGGAATGGGTTGATCCGGCCGACGTATCAACCGACCCCGGTGGCTTTGAAGTGCAGGGCGTCGCCGAGGCAATCGATGCGCTGCGCGGCCCCCGCGAGCCTCTCGAAGCCGGCGCATCGATGTATGTCGAACCGACACGCGCGCTGGTCGCTGTGGATGTTAACACGGGCAATGACGCTTCGCTTGCCGCCGGTCTCAAGGCCAATCTGGCCTGCGCGCGTGCTCTGCCACGGGCGCTGAGACTGCGCGGGCTCGGCGGACAGGTTGTGCTGGACCTTGCACCGATGCCTAAAAAGGACCGGCGCAGCTTTGAGAGCGCATTGCGTCAGGCGTTCCGCAGCGATACGGTTGAGACCGCGCTGGTTGGCTGGACACCTCTGGGACACTACGAACTTCAGCGCAAACGCGCCAGACTGCCCCTGAGCGAGATGATCGCATGA
- a CDS encoding Maf family protein, whose translation MFILGSGSPRRKELLAQIGVAPDEIRAPDIDEEPHPRELPRPYCARMAREKAAAVPSGPDDIVLCADTTVALGRRILGKPADATEAEAFLRALSGRRHRVITAVAVRCGEMIREKDVVSTVRMKTLSEPEIRSYISSNDWQGKAGGYGIQGPAGMLIPWISGSFTGIVGLPLAETANLLRAAGLKGLA comes from the coding sequence TTGTTTATTCTCGGTTCCGGATCACCGCGCCGCAAGGAATTGCTGGCGCAGATCGGCGTTGCGCCGGATGAAATCCGTGCACCGGACATAGATGAAGAGCCACATCCGCGAGAACTGCCGAGACCCTATTGTGCCCGTATGGCGCGCGAAAAAGCGGCAGCCGTGCCCTCCGGTCCGGATGACATTGTGCTTTGTGCGGATACAACCGTTGCGCTGGGGCGTCGCATTCTGGGAAAACCGGCGGATGCGACGGAGGCCGAAGCCTTTCTGCGCGCGCTTTCGGGACGCAGGCACCGGGTCATCACAGCGGTCGCGGTGCGCTGCGGCGAGATGATCCGCGAAAAAGACGTGGTCAGCACAGTGCGTATGAAAACGCTCTCCGAGCCGGAAATCCGGTCCTATATCTCCAGCAACGACTGGCAGGGCAAGGCCGGTGGATACGGCATTCAGGGCCCCGCGGGGATGCTGATCCCGTGGATCAGCGGGTCATTTACCGGCATCGTCGGACTGCCGCTGGCGGAAACTGCAAATCTGCTGCGCGCGGCAGGACTGAAAGGGCTGGCATGA
- the infA gene encoding translation initiation factor IF-1 — MAKEDTLEFPGVVKELLPNATFRVELENGHEIIAHTAGKMRKNRIRVLAGDKVQVEMTPYDLTKGRINYRFK, encoded by the coding sequence ATGGCCAAGGAAGATACGCTCGAATTTCCCGGTGTCGTCAAGGAACTCCTGCCGAATGCGACATTCAGGGTCGAGCTTGAAAACGGCCATGAAATTATCGCACATACGGCAGGTAAAATGCGCAAAAACCGCATCCGAGTTCTCGCCGGCGACAAGGTACAGGTCGAGATGACCCCCTATGATCTGACGAAGGGTCGGATCAACTACCGCTTCAAGTAA
- a CDS encoding carbon-nitrogen hydrolase family protein — MKIAAAAYPLDFLTSRAQYEDKISAWVAEAVAQSAQLLVFPEYGAMELATLAGRDVAGDLEASLFAVSDRLADADALHAKLAAEHGVYILAASGPAATPTRPVNRARFFSPGGGIGVQDKQIMTRFERDPWNVTGGGPLQIFETALGKIGVLICYDCEFPLLGRALTDCDLILVPSCTEALTGYWRVRIGAMARALENQCVTVMSSLVGEAPWSDAVDTTTGAGGIFGPPDTGFPANGVLAVGEIGRPGWTYADVEPEKIAHVRADGVVLNRTHWTEQPGRDGPPQKVSLR; from the coding sequence ATGAAAATCGCAGCCGCCGCCTACCCCCTCGATTTTCTGACATCCCGGGCGCAGTACGAAGACAAAATTTCCGCGTGGGTCGCTGAGGCAGTTGCGCAATCCGCGCAGCTGCTGGTTTTCCCCGAATACGGCGCAATGGAACTTGCGACCCTGGCGGGCAGGGACGTGGCCGGCGATCTTGAAGCCTCGCTCTTTGCCGTCTCGGACCGGCTGGCCGATGCGGATGCTCTGCACGCAAAACTGGCCGCAGAGCACGGGGTGTATATCCTCGCGGCTTCCGGCCCGGCCGCGACACCGACCCGGCCCGTCAACCGCGCACGGTTCTTTTCGCCCGGCGGCGGCATCGGAGTGCAGGACAAACAGATAATGACGCGCTTTGAGCGTGACCCGTGGAATGTAACCGGCGGCGGCCCGTTGCAGATCTTTGAAACAGCACTGGGGAAAATCGGCGTACTGATTTGTTATGACTGCGAATTCCCACTTCTGGGGCGTGCGCTGACGGACTGCGATCTTATCCTTGTGCCTTCCTGTACCGAGGCGCTGACCGGCTACTGGCGCGTTCGCATCGGTGCGATGGCGCGGGCGCTGGAAAACCAGTGCGTCACGGTCATGTCGTCGCTGGTGGGCGAGGCGCCCTGGTCGGATGCGGTCGACACCACAACCGGTGCGGGCGGCATTTTCGGACCACCGGATACAGGATTTCCCGCAAACGGTGTGCTTGCCGTGGGAGAGATCGGTCGCCCCGGCTGGACCTATGCCGACGTCGAGCCTGAAAAAATCGCCCATGTCCGGGCAGATGGGGTTGTGCTAAACCGGACCCACTGGACGGAACAGCCGGGCAGGGACGGTCCGCCGCAAAAAGTCTCCCTGCGCTGA